A single region of the Bacteroides luhongzhouii genome encodes:
- a CDS encoding AAA family ATPase, producing MKILAIRLKNLTSIEGTVEVDFTAEPLHSAGIFAIAGPTGAGKSTLLDALCLALYDKAPRFATSVESVNLADVGDNQINQSDVRNLLRRGTSDGYAEVDFLGIDGRRYRSRWSVRRTRNKISGSLQPQTLEVKELDTEKEFQGTKKELLIQLVELVGLTYEQFTRTVLLAQNDFATFLKSKGAAKAELLEKLTGTGVYSRISQEVYARNKVAQEEVTLIQNRMNVIELMPEEELLALQKEKEQLAEKRVTGIKLLAEQNEQLNVVRSLKMQEELWKKKQQEEQAEQARLKVLQGALASQEEGLVHFKAQWEAIQPDLKKARQLDVQIQSQQDSYTQSKQMLQTANKQVSEQEQKMRMATEQLQVSHSSLNRLLNHVGIEAALQLEQVEEILRQEENKLTAGINTNEERLLRLNSFGYPLLAEEQMKLQKELTRQQNIRQLTETQTKTKAEVERLEKETTDCLKQLREQEAALKVTQRLYENARMAVGKDVKALRQHLQEGEACPVCGSTAHPYHQEQEVVDTLFRSIEQEYNAAVANCQQINNRSIVLQRDWTHQKTVDGQIGEQLAALYKAGIDAGNEEQIQHRLAELAERILEYRNLYTEWQCSDEKIKKMRAHCEALRENVSLCRLAMQKVSSAKEQLLLLQNAASAEQKRFAVIEKALDVLRQERSQLLKGKSADEAEAAVAKREKELNLALEKARKEVEAVHNRLSGLQGEMKQITLAIGELQEQYKKIDSPEQLPEIIKKQQEENLNTERALSTMEACLLQQAKNKLTVEQIAKELVEKQTIAERWAKLNKLIGSADGAKFKVIAQSYTLNLLLLHANKHLSYLSKRYKLQQVPDTLALQVIDCDMCDEIRTVYSLSGGESFLISLALALGLSSLSSNNLKVESLFIDEGFGSLDAESLRTAMEALEQLQMQGRKIGVISHVQEMSERISVQVQVHKKVNGKSVLTVIG from the coding sequence ATGAAAATACTGGCTATACGATTGAAGAATCTGACTTCGATAGAAGGGACGGTAGAAGTGGATTTTACGGCAGAACCATTACATTCTGCAGGTATATTTGCCATTGCAGGACCTACGGGTGCCGGTAAGTCTACTTTACTAGACGCTTTATGTCTGGCACTGTATGATAAAGCTCCCCGTTTCGCAACTTCGGTAGAAAGTGTGAACCTGGCAGATGTAGGAGACAATCAGATTAATCAGTCCGATGTAAGAAATCTATTGCGTCGGGGGACAAGCGACGGCTATGCAGAAGTCGATTTCTTAGGCATTGACGGACGGCGTTACCGTTCTCGCTGGTCGGTAAGGCGGACAAGAAATAAGATAAGCGGTTCTTTGCAGCCACAAACGCTGGAGGTGAAAGAACTAGATACGGAGAAAGAATTCCAGGGTACCAAAAAAGAGTTGTTGATTCAGTTGGTGGAGCTGGTGGGGTTGACGTATGAGCAGTTTACCCGTACCGTATTATTGGCGCAGAATGATTTTGCGACATTCCTGAAATCGAAAGGAGCGGCTAAAGCGGAGTTGCTTGAGAAGTTGACGGGGACCGGTGTTTATTCCCGGATTTCTCAAGAAGTCTATGCTCGGAATAAGGTGGCACAGGAAGAGGTCACTTTGATTCAGAATCGAATGAATGTGATCGAATTGATGCCGGAAGAAGAATTGCTTGCTTTACAAAAAGAGAAAGAACAGTTGGCTGAAAAACGTGTGACAGGAATCAAACTGTTGGCAGAGCAGAATGAACAACTGAATGTGGTTCGTTCATTAAAAATGCAGGAAGAACTCTGGAAGAAGAAGCAACAGGAAGAACAGGCGGAGCAGGCAAGATTGAAAGTGTTGCAGGGCGCATTGGCTTCACAAGAAGAAGGCTTGGTGCATTTTAAGGCACAATGGGAGGCCATACAGCCGGACTTGAAGAAAGCCCGTCAGCTGGATGTGCAGATACAGTCACAGCAGGACAGTTACACACAATCGAAACAAATGTTACAGACCGCTAATAAACAGGTGTCGGAGCAAGAGCAAAAAATGCGGATGGCTACGGAGCAGTTACAGGTTTCTCATTCTTCTCTGAACCGTTTGCTGAATCATGTAGGAATAGAAGCAGCGTTGCAGCTTGAACAGGTGGAAGAAATTCTACGGCAGGAAGAAAACAAACTGACAGCCGGGATAAACACGAATGAAGAACGGTTGTTGCGATTAAACTCTTTCGGATATCCGTTATTGGCCGAAGAACAGATGAAACTGCAAAAAGAGCTGACGCGCCAACAGAATATCCGGCAATTGACGGAAACGCAGACGAAAACAAAGGCAGAAGTAGAACGGTTGGAGAAAGAAACAACTGATTGCCTGAAACAATTGAGAGAGCAAGAAGCCGCATTGAAAGTAACTCAACGCCTTTACGAAAATGCACGTATGGCAGTAGGAAAAGACGTGAAAGCATTGCGTCAGCACTTACAGGAAGGGGAGGCCTGTCCGGTTTGCGGTAGCACAGCGCATCCTTATCATCAGGAACAGGAGGTGGTAGATACTCTTTTCCGGAGTATAGAACAGGAGTATAATGCAGCAGTAGCAAACTGCCAACAGATAAATAACCGGAGCATTGTTTTGCAACGTGATTGGACGCATCAGAAGACGGTGGACGGACAGATCGGAGAACAGTTGGCGGCATTGTATAAGGCTGGGATTGATGCTGGTAACGAAGAGCAGATACAACATCGTTTGGCAGAACTGGCTGAACGTATTTTAGAATATCGTAATCTATATACAGAATGGCAGTGCAGCGATGAAAAAATTAAAAAGATGCGTGCGCATTGTGAAGCTCTTCGTGAGAATGTATCTCTCTGTCGCCTGGCGATGCAGAAAGTATCGTCTGCTAAAGAACAGTTGTTATTATTGCAGAATGCTGCTTCTGCCGAACAAAAGAGATTTGCAGTTATAGAGAAAGCGTTGGATGTGCTCCGTCAGGAACGTTCGCAACTGTTGAAAGGAAAAAGTGCGGATGAAGCGGAAGCTGCCGTAGCAAAAAGAGAAAAAGAGTTGAATCTGGCTTTGGAGAAAGCACGCAAAGAAGTAGAGGCTGTGCACAACCGGCTTTCCGGTCTGCAAGGAGAGATGAAGCAAATTACGCTGGCTATCGGAGAGTTGCAGGAACAGTATAAAAAGATTGATTCTCCCGAACAACTTCCCGAAATAATAAAGAAACAACAGGAGGAAAACCTGAATACCGAACGTGCCCTTTCTACTATGGAAGCCTGTCTTTTACAACAGGCAAAGAATAAGCTAACCGTGGAACAGATAGCGAAGGAACTGGTAGAGAAACAGACGATTGCCGAACGTTGGGCGAAACTTAATAAACTGATAGGCAGTGCGGATGGAGCGAAATTTAAAGTGATAGCTCAAAGTTACACCTTAAATTTGTTGTTGCTTCATGCCAATAAGCATTTATCCTACCTTTCTAAACGCTATAAGCTACAACAGGTTCCCGACACGTTGGCGCTTCAAGTAATAGATTGTGATATGTGTGATGAAATACGGACTGTGTACTCTCTTTCCGGTGGTGAATCATTCCTGATATCTTTGGCGTTGGCTTTGGGCTTGTCTTCCTTATCAAGCAATAATCTGAAAGTAGAATCTCTTTTTATTGATGAAGGATTCGGTTCTTTGGATGCGGAAAGCCTACGTACGGCCATGGAAGCACTGGAACAATTACAGATGCAGGGACGGAAAATCGGAGTTATTTCTCACGTACAGGAGATGAGTGAACGAATTTCCGTTCAGGTGCAAGTGCATAAGAAAGTGAATGGAAAGAGTGTGCTTACCGTTATAGGGTAA
- a CDS encoding RNA polymerase sigma factor, whose protein sequence is MREQTAEANPPIEQEFLSVIREYERVIYKVCYLYANPNAPLNDLYQDVVLNLWKAYPKFRKECKVSTWIYRIALNTCISFYRKEKNVPEIVSLTKDTDWTIEAHDPINEMLKQLYQMINQLGQLDKSIILLYLEDKSYEEIAEITGLTVTNVATKLSRIKDKLKRMKKEE, encoded by the coding sequence ATGAGAGAACAAACAGCAGAAGCTAATCCTCCTATTGAGCAAGAGTTCTTGTCGGTAATCCGCGAATATGAACGGGTGATCTACAAAGTGTGCTATCTGTACGCCAACCCCAATGCTCCGCTCAATGACCTTTATCAGGATGTGGTACTGAATCTTTGGAAAGCTTATCCCAAATTCAGAAAAGAATGTAAAGTATCTACATGGATTTATCGTATTGCCCTCAACACTTGTATCAGTTTTTATCGTAAAGAAAAGAATGTGCCGGAAATAGTCAGTCTCACCAAAGATACTGACTGGACCATAGAAGCACACGACCCGATCAACGAAATGCTGAAACAGCTTTATCAGATGATTAACCAGCTGGGACAACTCGACAAATCAATTATCCTGCTCTATCTCGAAGACAAAAGTTATGAAGAAATAGCAGAGATTACCGGACTGACGGTTACCAATGTAGCGACCAAACTAAGTCGCATCAAAGACAAACTTAAAAGAATGAAAAAGGAGGAATAA
- a CDS encoding vitamin B12 dependent-methionine synthase activation domain-containing protein → MILSYKIHTVTPYINWIYFFHAWGFQPRFAAIANIHGCDVCRASWLTTFPEEERNKASEAMQLFKEANRMLDLLDRDYEVKTIFKLCKANADGDNLVIEKEEDQFITFPLLRQQTPKRDGSPFLCLSDFIRPLSSGIPDTIGAFASSIDADMEGLYEQDPYKHLLVQTLSDRLAEAATEKMHEYVRKEAWGYAKEENLGIADLLVEKYQGIRPAVGYPSLPDQSVNFLLDELLDMKQIGISLTENGAMYPHASVCGLMFSHPASEYFSVGKIGEDQLEDYTRRRGKSIEEMRKFLAANLQ, encoded by the coding sequence ATGATTCTATCTTATAAAATACATACAGTTACCCCATATATCAACTGGATTTACTTTTTCCATGCATGGGGTTTCCAACCGCGTTTCGCAGCCATTGCCAACATTCACGGATGTGACGTCTGCCGTGCTTCGTGGCTGACAACTTTTCCGGAAGAAGAACGTAACAAGGCTTCCGAAGCGATGCAGCTATTTAAAGAAGCCAACCGGATGCTTGATCTGCTCGATCGGGATTATGAGGTAAAGACTATATTTAAGCTCTGCAAGGCGAACGCTGACGGAGATAATCTGGTTATTGAGAAAGAAGAAGACCAGTTCATCACCTTTCCTTTGCTGCGTCAGCAGACGCCCAAAAGAGATGGAAGTCCTTTCCTTTGTCTAAGCGACTTTATCCGCCCGCTTTCTTCCGGCATCCCGGACACCATCGGTGCTTTTGCTTCTTCTATTGACGCGGACATGGAAGGACTGTACGAACAGGACCCATATAAACACTTGCTTGTACAAACCCTTTCCGACCGACTGGCAGAAGCTGCGACAGAAAAGATGCATGAGTATGTACGAAAAGAAGCATGGGGATATGCCAAAGAAGAAAATCTGGGCATAGCGGATTTACTGGTCGAGAAGTATCAAGGTATTCGCCCTGCCGTCGGCTACCCGTCTTTACCGGATCAGTCTGTCAACTTCCTGTTGGATGAACTGCTGGACATGAAACAAATAGGTATTTCATTGACTGAAAACGGAGCCATGTATCCGCACGCTTCTGTTTGCGGACTTATGTTTTCGCATCCGGCTTCCGAATACTTCTCTGTCGGAAAGATTGGAGAGGACCAACTCGAAGATTATACCCGCCGCCGGGGAAAAAGCATCGAAGAAATGCGCAAATTTCTGGCAGCGAATCTTCAATAA
- a CDS encoding dihydroorotase, whose product MKRTLIQNAVIVNEGRKVLGSVVIENEKIAEILVGEEKAAAPCNEVIDASGCYLLPGAIDEHVHFRDPGLTHKADITTESHAAAAGGVTSIMDMPNTNPQTTTLEALEEKFALLEEKSAVNYSCYFGATNNNYTQFAQLDKHRVCGVKLFMGSSTGNMLVDRMASLRNIFGGTDLLIAAHCEDQGIIKENTDKYKKEYGDDVPLALHPLLRSEEACYRSSELAVQLAREANARLHIMHISTAKELSLFSNAPLAQKRITAEACVSHLLFTEEYYQTLGARIKCNPAIKTAQDRKALQEAVNSGLIDAIATDHAPHLLSEKEGGALKAMSGMPMIQFSLVSMLELADKGAFTIEKVVEKMAHAPAQMYEIPNRGFIRKGYQADLVLVRPDSEWTVTTDCILSKCKWSPLEGHTFNWKVEKTFANGHLLYNNGEIDETYRGQELFFER is encoded by the coding sequence ATGAAACGTACACTAATTCAAAATGCCGTTATTGTTAACGAAGGAAGAAAAGTACTGGGTTCAGTAGTCATTGAAAATGAAAAGATAGCCGAAATACTGGTGGGTGAAGAAAAAGCAGCTGCCCCTTGTAACGAAGTTATTGACGCGAGCGGGTGTTATCTCCTGCCGGGTGCCATTGACGAACATGTTCATTTCCGCGATCCCGGACTGACTCATAAAGCTGATATTACCACAGAAAGCCATGCCGCAGCAGCAGGGGGGGTCACTTCCATCATGGATATGCCCAATACAAACCCGCAGACTACGACACTGGAGGCTTTGGAAGAGAAATTCGCTCTATTAGAGGAGAAATCAGCTGTCAATTATTCCTGCTATTTCGGAGCAACGAATAATAACTATACCCAATTTGCACAACTGGATAAACATCGGGTTTGTGGCGTAAAGTTATTTATGGGGTCAAGCACCGGCAATATGCTGGTAGACCGGATGGCCAGCTTACGTAATATATTCGGTGGAACTGATCTGCTCATCGCCGCCCATTGCGAAGACCAGGGAATTATCAAAGAAAATACGGACAAATATAAGAAAGAATACGGAGACGATGTACCTTTGGCTCTTCATCCGCTCCTCCGTTCGGAAGAAGCTTGCTATCGTTCATCCGAACTGGCAGTGCAACTGGCACGTGAAGCAAATGCCCGTCTGCACATCATGCATATTTCCACCGCTAAAGAGTTGAGTCTGTTTTCCAATGCTCCTTTGGCACAAAAAAGAATTACAGCAGAAGCCTGCGTTTCTCATCTACTCTTTACGGAAGAATATTATCAGACATTGGGTGCCCGCATTAAATGTAACCCTGCCATTAAAACTGCACAAGACCGGAAAGCCTTGCAAGAGGCTGTCAACAGCGGTCTGATTGATGCCATCGCAACCGATCATGCCCCACACTTACTTAGTGAGAAAGAAGGAGGTGCATTAAAGGCGATGTCCGGAATGCCGATGATTCAGTTCTCGCTGGTCAGTATGTTGGAGTTGGCAGACAAAGGAGCGTTTACCATCGAGAAAGTGGTAGAAAAAATGGCTCATGCTCCCGCGCAGATGTATGAGATACCAAACAGAGGATTCATCCGCAAGGGCTATCAAGCTGACCTTGTATTGGTACGTCCCGACTCCGAATGGACCGTTACCACAGACTGCATCTTAAGCAAATGCAAATGGAGCCCGCTGGAAGGTCATACATTCAACTGGAAGGTAGAGAAAACATTTGCAAACGGACATCTGTTATATAACAACGGAGAAATAGACGAGACTTATCGCGGACAAGAATTGTTCTTCGAACGATAA
- a CDS encoding polyprenol monophosphomannose synthase: protein MQTSDSIVIIPTYNERENIENIIRAVFGLPKVFHILVIEDGSPDGTATIVKTLQQEFPERLFMIERKGKLGLGTAYITGFKWALEHAYEYIFEMDADFSHNPNDLPRLYQACSEQGGDVSIGSRYISGVNVVNWPMGRVLMSYFASKYVRFITGIPVHDTTAGFVCYRRQVLEMIDLDHIRFKGYAFQIEMKFTAYKCGFKIIEVPVIFINRELGTSKMNSSIFGEAIFGVIKLKINSWFHKFPQKS, encoded by the coding sequence ATGCAGACATCGGATAGCATTGTAATTATCCCTACCTATAATGAACGGGAAAACATAGAAAATATCATCCGTGCCGTTTTCGGCCTTCCCAAAGTATTCCATATTCTGGTAATAGAAGACGGCTCTCCGGATGGAACGGCAACCATCGTAAAAACCTTGCAACAAGAATTTCCCGAACGGCTTTTTATGATTGAACGTAAAGGGAAACTGGGATTGGGCACTGCCTATATTACCGGATTTAAATGGGCACTGGAACACGCATACGAGTATATCTTTGAAATGGACGCCGACTTCAGTCATAATCCGAACGATTTACCCCGTTTGTATCAAGCTTGTTCGGAACAGGGTGGAGATGTATCTATCGGCTCCCGCTACATCAGCGGAGTAAATGTAGTGAACTGGCCGATGGGAAGGGTATTGATGTCGTACTTCGCTTCCAAATATGTGCGGTTCATCACAGGAATACCCGTACACGACACGACTGCCGGATTTGTCTGCTACCGTCGTCAGGTGCTGGAAATGATTGATTTGGATCATATCCGTTTTAAGGGTTATGCTTTTCAGATTGAAATGAAATTCACCGCTTACAAATGTGGTTTTAAAATCATCGAGGTTCCCGTAATCTTCATTAATCGTGAGCTAGGGACTTCCAAGATGAATAGCAGCATCTTTGGAGAGGCCATATTTGGTGTGATTAAATTAAAAATAAATAGTTGGTTCCATAAATTCCCGCAAAAGTCATGA
- the mfd gene encoding transcription-repair coupling factor, with translation MTITELQQQYAAHPNMAVIKRLLKDTSVQTVFCGGLCASAASLFSSVLVQEGGCPFVFILGDLEEAGYFYHDLTQILGTEKVLFFPSSFRRSIKYGQKDAANEILRTEVLSRLQKGEEGLCIVTYPDALAEKVVSRKELSDKTLKLNVGEKVDTTFITDVLHSYGFEYVDYVYEPGQYAVRGSIIDVFSFASEYPYRIDFFGDEVESIRTFEVESQLSREKKSGVSIVPDLAVTGDVTTSFLDFIPKDTTLAMRDFLWLRERIQVVHDEALTPQAIAVQEAAENGGITLEGKLIDGSEFTVRALDFRRLEFGNKPTGTPNASVTFNTSAQPIFHKNFDLVASSFKDYLEKGYSLYICSDSMKQTDRIKAIFEDRGDQINFTPVERTIHDGFVDNTLRLCIFTDHQLFDRFHKYNLKSDKARSGKVALSLKELNQFTPGDYVVHTDHGIGRFSGLVRIPNGDTTQEVLKLVFQNEDVVFVSIHSLHKVSKYKGKEGEAPRLNKLGTGAWEKLKERTKSKIKDIARDLIKLYSQRRQEKGFSYSPDSFLQRELEASFIYEDTPDQSKATIDVKADMESDRPMDRLVCGDVGFGKTEVAVRAAFKAVTDNKQVAVLVPTTVLAYQHFQTFRERLKGLPCRVEYLSRARTAAQTKAVLKGLKDGDVGILIGTHRILGKDVQFKDLGLLIVDEEQKFGVSVKEKLRQLKVNVDTLTMTATPIPRTLQFSLMGARDLSVISTPPPNRYPIQTEVHTFNEEVITDAINFEMSRNGQVFFVNNRIANLPELKAMIERHIPDCRVAIGHGQMEPTELEKIILDFVNYDYDVLLATTIIESGIDIPNANTIIINQAQNFGLSDLHQMRGRVGRSNKKAFCYLLAPPLSSLTAEGRRRLQAIENFSDLGSGIHIAMQDLDIRGAGNLLGAEQSGFVADLGYETYQKILTEAVHELKTDEFAELYADEIKGEGQISGEEFVDECQVESDLELLLPANYVTGSSERMLLYRELDGLTLDKDVEAFRSRLEDRFGPVPRETEELLRIVPLRRLSARLGAEKIFLKGGRMTLFFVSNPDSPFYQSKAFGKVIDYMMKYTRRCDLREQNGRRSMLIKDVTNVETAVSVLQEIVALPVKD, from the coding sequence ATGACAATAACTGAATTGCAACAACAATATGCTGCCCACCCCAATATGGCAGTAATAAAGCGTTTGTTGAAGGACACTTCTGTTCAGACTGTTTTTTGTGGAGGACTGTGCGCATCCGCCGCTTCTCTTTTTTCTTCTGTATTGGTACAAGAGGGTGGTTGTCCGTTTGTCTTTATTTTAGGTGATCTTGAAGAAGCCGGATATTTTTATCATGACTTGACGCAGATATTGGGTACGGAAAAGGTGTTATTCTTTCCATCTTCATTCCGTCGCTCTATTAAATATGGACAAAAAGACGCGGCCAATGAGATTCTGCGCACCGAAGTACTTAGCCGCTTGCAAAAAGGGGAGGAGGGACTATGTATCGTTACGTACCCGGATGCATTGGCAGAGAAAGTGGTGTCCCGAAAGGAATTGAGCGATAAAACCCTGAAACTGAATGTAGGGGAGAAAGTGGATACCACTTTTATCACTGATGTGTTGCATAGTTATGGCTTCGAATACGTAGATTATGTATATGAACCGGGGCAATACGCTGTTCGCGGTAGCATTATCGACGTTTTTTCTTTTGCTTCGGAATATCCTTATCGTATTGATTTCTTTGGTGATGAAGTAGAAAGTATCCGTACCTTTGAAGTAGAGTCCCAATTATCCCGCGAGAAGAAAAGTGGAGTGTCTATTGTTCCTGATTTAGCAGTGACGGGAGACGTGACAACTTCCTTTCTGGATTTTATCCCGAAAGATACTACTCTGGCAATGCGCGATTTTCTTTGGTTGCGTGAACGAATTCAGGTGGTGCATGATGAGGCGTTGACTCCTCAGGCAATAGCTGTCCAGGAAGCCGCAGAAAATGGAGGCATTACATTAGAAGGAAAACTGATAGACGGCAGTGAATTCACTGTACGGGCACTCGATTTCCGCCGATTGGAATTTGGTAACAAACCGACCGGAACACCGAATGCCAGTGTTACTTTCAATACATCTGCCCAACCCATCTTTCATAAGAATTTCGATTTGGTAGCTTCTTCTTTCAAAGATTATTTGGAAAAGGGTTATTCGCTATATATCTGTAGTGACAGTATGAAGCAGACGGATCGTATCAAGGCTATTTTTGAAGATCGGGGCGATCAAATTAATTTTACTCCCGTAGAGCGTACCATACATGACGGATTTGTAGATAACACACTACGGCTCTGTATTTTCACAGATCATCAGTTGTTTGACCGTTTTCATAAATATAATCTGAAAAGTGATAAAGCCCGTTCGGGAAAAGTAGCACTGTCTTTAAAAGAATTGAACCAGTTTACTCCGGGGGATTATGTGGTACATACCGATCATGGTATCGGGCGTTTTTCCGGTTTGGTGCGTATACCGAATGGCGATACTACGCAGGAGGTTTTGAAACTGGTGTTTCAGAATGAAGATGTAGTGTTCGTCTCCATTCATTCCCTGCATAAAGTTTCTAAATATAAAGGTAAGGAGGGAGAGGCTCCCCGGCTTAATAAATTAGGTACAGGGGCATGGGAGAAACTGAAAGAACGTACGAAGAGCAAAATCAAGGATATTGCCCGCGATTTGATTAAATTGTATTCGCAGCGTCGTCAGGAAAAAGGCTTCTCTTATAGTCCCGATAGTTTCTTGCAGCGTGAGTTGGAAGCATCTTTTATTTATGAAGATACACCGGATCAGAGTAAGGCGACGATCGATGTCAAAGCAGATATGGAAAGTGACCGCCCGATGGACCGTCTGGTCTGTGGAGATGTAGGATTTGGAAAAACAGAGGTTGCGGTCCGTGCCGCTTTCAAGGCTGTTACTGATAATAAACAAGTAGCTGTTCTGGTTCCGACAACGGTGCTTGCTTACCAGCATTTCCAAACATTCCGCGAACGACTGAAAGGACTGCCATGCCGGGTGGAATATTTAAGTCGCGCACGTACTGCCGCACAAACCAAAGCTGTATTGAAAGGACTGAAGGATGGAGATGTCGGTATTCTGATAGGTACCCACCGTATCTTAGGCAAGGATGTTCAGTTTAAAGACTTGGGACTGCTGATTGTTGACGAAGAGCAGAAATTCGGAGTTTCCGTAAAAGAAAAGCTGCGTCAATTGAAAGTGAATGTAGATACACTCACAATGACAGCTACTCCGATTCCCCGTACCCTTCAATTCTCGTTGATGGGCGCGCGTGACTTGAGCGTGATTTCCACTCCGCCGCCTAACCGCTATCCGATTCAGACCGAAGTGCATACTTTTAATGAAGAAGTGATAACGGATGCTATCAATTTTGAGATGAGCCGCAACGGGCAGGTCTTTTTTGTTAATAACCGGATTGCGAACTTGCCAGAACTGAAAGCAATGATCGAACGCCATATTCCGGATTGCCGTGTAGCGATCGGACACGGGCAGATGGAGCCGACAGAGCTGGAGAAAATTATTCTGGATTTTGTCAACTATGACTATGATGTGCTCTTGGCAACCACAATCATCGAAAGTGGTATCGATATTCCGAATGCAAATACCATCATTATCAATCAGGCGCAAAACTTTGGTTTGAGTGATCTCCATCAGATGCGTGGACGAGTAGGGCGGAGTAACAAGAAAGCATTCTGTTATCTGCTGGCTCCTCCGTTGAGTAGTCTGACAGCCGAAGGAAGACGACGTCTTCAAGCGATTGAGAACTTTAGTGATTTGGGAAGTGGTATTCATATTGCCATGCAAGATTTGGACATTCGTGGAGCTGGAAATTTGCTCGGAGCCGAGCAAAGTGGCTTTGTTGCTGATTTGGGGTATGAGACTTACCAGAAGATTCTGACTGAAGCTGTCCATGAGTTGAAAACAGATGAATTTGCGGAACTGTATGCCGATGAGATAAAGGGTGAAGGACAAATTAGTGGAGAAGAATTTGTAGACGAGTGCCAGGTAGAAAGTGATCTCGAACTTTTATTGCCGGCCAACTACGTAACCGGCAGTAGTGAGCGTATGTTGCTCTATCGTGAACTGGATGGACTGACATTGGATAAGGATGTGGAGGCTTTCCGCTCTCGCTTGGAAGACCGTTTCGGTCCGGTTCCCCGGGAAACGGAAGAACTACTCCGCATTGTTCCTCTACGTCGTTTGTCAGCTCGTTTGGGGGCAGAGAAGATTTTCCTGAAAGGCGGGCGAATGACCTTGTTCTTTGTTTCCAATCCGGATAGTCCGTTCTATCAAAGCAAGGCTTTTGGTAAAGTGATAGACTATATGATGAAGTATACCCGGCGCTGTGATCTGCGTGAGCAGAATGGTAGACGAAGTATGTTGATTAAAGATGTTACTAATGTGGAGACGGCAGTCAGTGTGTTGCAGGAGATTGTGGCGTTGCCGGTGAAAGATTGA